The Corallococcus caeni DNA segment ACCTCAGACGTCCGACCAAGGCAGTCCAACCCGACTACTCACACCTCCCTCCTGCACGCGTGTTCAGGCGGGCGCTCGCCTGCCTTCCTGCCGTCAACCTGCACGGCGGGTGCGCGGTGCCCAGCTTGAGTGCACACCCGTGGACAGGGAGGTCCGCATGCTTCGCAGGTTTCTCCAGGGCGGTGCCCTGCTGGCCGTCGTGCTGGGCGCGGGGCCCGCGCTCGCGCAGAAGAAGCAGGGGGACGTGAACGTCTTTCTGCGCGGCGGCATAGGCGACTACACGGGCGACCTGGGCGACCTGTCGAGCACCGGCCCGCTGTGGGGCCTCACGCTCAACCTCCAGCCCACCACCTTCCTCGGCTTCGAGGTCGGCTACGAGGGCTCGCAGAACAAGGTCTCCGACACGCGCCTCTTCGACGCGCCCTCGCTGGTGCGCAACGGCGGCAGCGCGCTGGTGAAGGTGTCGCCGCCCTTCCTCACCGCGGTGCGCCCCTTCGCGGGCGTGGGCCTGGGCCTGTCCTACGTGGACGTGCGCGGCGCGGGCGCGGGGCTCTACGACAGCGACTTGATGGAGGAGGTGCCGCTCGCGGTGGGCCTGGAGTTCAACACCGGCGGCCTCACGGCGGGCGTGCGCGGCACGTACCGGCTCCTCATCGACCAGGACTTCGCGAACGTCACCTCGACGGACGACAACGGCGGCGGCCTGATGGACGCGTCGCTCACGCTGGGCGCGCGCTTCTGAAAAAGCGAAGGGCCCTCGCTCCCGGGATGGGAGGATGGCCCTCGTTGCTTCAAGGCACCGAAGCTCGGAGACGGCTCAGGCCGCCTTCGGCTCCTGCTTGGAGCCGTGGTGCGCCTCGCGGGCGTGCGCGCGCTCGTCCAGCCAGATGACCAGCGGGCTGGCGATGTACACGGACGAGTACGTGCCCACGAGGATGCCCACCAGCATCGCCATGGCGAAGTCGAAGATCTCGCCCACGCCGAAGATGAGCAGACCGATGAGCGACAGCGCCGTCACGCCGGAGGTGAGGATGGTGCGGCCCAGCGTGTCGTTGACGGCGATGTTGATGATCTCCGGCAGCGGCTTGCCCTTGTACTTCACCATGTCCTCGCGGATGCGGTCGTAGATGACGATGGTGTCGTTGACGGAGTAGCCCACGATGGTGAGCAACGCGGCGATGGACGTGAGGTTGAACTCGCGCCGGCTCACCAGGTAGTAGCCCGCCACCATGATGACGTCGTGCACCATGGCGAGCAGCGCGCCGGGGCCGAACTTGAAGTCGAAGCGGAACGCCACGTAGATGAGGATGGCGACCATGGAGTACAGCAGCGCCATGATGCCGCGGTTGCGCAGCTGCTTGCCCACCTGCGGGCCCACGTAGTCCACGCGGCGCTGCTCGAAGTTGGGCTTTTCCAGGCCCGCGCCCAGCGCGGCGAACACCTTGTCCGCCATGCCGCTCGCGACGACCTGGTAGTCGTAGCCGGTGCCGCCCTGGTTCGCGCCCAGGTCACGCACCTCCTGCACGCCGATGCCCGCGCCCTCGACGGCCTTCTTCACCGCCTCCGCGGACATGGGCTGCGTGGAGCGGAAGTTCACGATGCCGTTCGCCATGTCGGCGTAGACGTTGCGCGTCTCGCCCAGGCCCTGGATGGCCGTCTTCGCGCGCTCGGCGTTCTCCTCCGTGAGCTGCGTGACGCCGCCCATGCGCAGGAGGAAGGAGTTCTCCTCGGCCGCGCCCACGCCCTGGACGCTGACGTCGTGCAGACCGCCCGCCTGGGCCTTCTCGCGGACCTGCTCCGCGGTGGTGGGCGTGTTGTACTTCAGCTCCACCACCGTGCCGCCGGCGAAGTCCACGCCGAAGTTGAACCCCACCGCCGCGATGCCGACGATGATGGCCAGGTTGATGAGCGTGGAGATGAAGAGCGCCGGCTTGCGCTTTCCAATGAAGTCGATGTTCGTCTTGTGCTTGAGAATCTGCATGGCGGATTTCCCGAGGGCGCTGGAGGCCGGTTAGACGGACACCGACTGCGCGTTGCGGCCGTGGACGAAGTAGGTCGTGATGACGCGCGTCACGACGATGGACGTGAACAGCGACGCCAGGAGGCCCACGATGAGCGTGGTGGCGAAGCCGCGGACCGGACCCGTTCCCGTGAAGAACAGGATGAAGCCCGCGATGAGCGTCGTCACGTGCGCGTCGAAGATGGTCCAGAAGGCGCGGTCGTAGCCCTGGTCCACCGCGGCGCGCGCGGACTTGCCGTGGGACAGCTCCTCGCGGATGCGCTCGTTGATGAGCACGTTCGCGTCCACCGCGATGCCCAGCGTCAGCACGAAGCCCGCGATGCCCGGCAGGGTCAGCGTGGCGTTGAAGAACGCCAGACCCGCCAGGATGAGCAGGCCGTTGAGGATGAGCGCCACGTCCGCGATGAGGCCGGACTTGCGGTAGTAGATGGCCATGAAGACGACGACGAGCGCCAGGCCCACCAGCGCGGCCAGGCTGCCCTTCTTGATGAGCTCGTCGCCCAGCGTCGCGCCCACCTGACGGATTTCGCCCACCGTCACCGGCGCGGGCAGCGCGCCGGCCTTGAGCACCAGCGCCAGCGTCTGCGCCTCGCCCAGCCACTCCTCGAAGCTGCGCGCACCGGCGCGGCCCATGGTGATGCGCGCGCGGCCGCCGCCAATCTTCTCGTTGATGCGCGGGGCGGTGTGCACGTTGTCGTCCAGCACGATGGCCATCCGGCGGCCCACGGCGGCCTCGGTGAGCTTCTCGAACTCACGCGCGCCGGCCGGGTCGAACGCGATGTTCACCTCCGGCTCGTTCATCTGGCTGACGGACGCGTCCGCGCCGGACAGGCTCTCGCCCGTGAGCGGCACGTTCTTGTCCAGCAGGTAGCTGCGGTACGCGATGCAGTCGTTCTTCTTCACCGGGTTCGCCACGCACTCGGTGACGACGTCGCGGCCTTCCGGCGTCTTGTCCTTCGCGTACGCCAGCAGCGCCTCGCGGTTGGGCGAGGACAGCTGCGGGAAGCCCTCGTCCTCCACCAGGGTGATCTTGCTCTCCGGCGGGGGCGGGTTCTGCTGGAACATCTGCGCGAACACCTGGGGGTTGGTGTCGTCCACCATCCGGAACTCCAGCTGCGCGGTGGTGCCCACCAGTTCCTTGGCCTGCTCCGGGTTGCTGCGGCCGGGCAGCGAGATCTGGATGGAGTCCGTGCCCAGCTTGCGCACGTCCACTTCCGCCACGCCCCACTTGTCGATGCGGCGGCGGATGACGAGCATGGCCTGGTCCACGGCCTCGTCACGGAAGCGGTTCACCTGGCCCTCGTCCGGCTTGAGCACCAGCGTGGCGCCGTTGCGCGACTCCAGGGAGAAGTCCGTGAAGGTGGCGAGCACCTCCTTCTGGATGGCGTCCATGGTCGCCGGGTCCTTCGCGGTCAGCGTCAGCTGCAGCCGCTCCGGATCCGTGTCCGCCGTCACCTCGCCCAGCTTCTTGTCGTTGACGTAGGTGGCGATCTGCTGCCCGCGGCGCTCGGTGCGCTTCTGCAGGGCCGTCTTGGTGTCCACCCGCATCACCATGTGGATGCCGCCCTGCAGGTCCAGCCCCAGGTTGAGGCGGTACTTCGCGGGGGGCGCCCACCTGGGCAGCCGCTGCTCCAGCACGGCGATGTTGTTGCGCTCGGCGCGGTCCAACACCACCAGCGAGTAGTACGTCGGGACGAGGAACCAGATGGTCCCCAGCGTCACCGCGACAATCAGTCCGAACTTCCACCACCAGCCGCGGTCCATTACTTCTCCTCCTTCTTCTCAGCGGGGAGCGCCGCCGGGGCGCCCGCCACCGGAACGGATCCCTTCGCACTGACAGCCGACTTGAGCACGCGCACGCGCACCCCGCTGGCGACCTCCAGCGTCACGGTGGAGTCGTCCACCTGGTGGATGCGACCGAGGATGCCGCCGGACGTCACGACGTCATCCCCCTTCTTCAGCCCCGCGAGCAGGTTGCGGTGCTCCTTGAGCTGCTTCTGCTGGGGGCGGATCATCACGAAGTACATGATGGCCACCAGCACGGCGAGGAAGCCGAAGGTCCCCAGGGGGGAACCGGCCCCGGCCTGCGCGAGAATCAGGAAACTGTCAGCCACGTACTGCCTCGTCGTTTGGGAGGGAGGACTCGGGATAGCGGCCCCGACCCGGCGTACGGGTGGGGTCAAAACATCCGAAAGGGTGGCCTCTTAGCAAGGGCGCCCCATGTGAGCAAGTGAACGCCGGAAGCGCGGCAATCCCGTTGCCCGCTCACCGGCCGCCTTTGCGTTCGGCCTCCTGCGCCACGGCCTTGGCCCGGAAGTCCCGGGCGAACGCGGCGAAGCGGTCCTCGGCGATGGCGCGGCGCACCTGGGACATCA contains these protein-coding regions:
- a CDS encoding outer membrane beta-barrel protein, with amino-acid sequence MLRRFLQGGALLAVVLGAGPALAQKKQGDVNVFLRGGIGDYTGDLGDLSSTGPLWGLTLNLQPTTFLGFEVGYEGSQNKVSDTRLFDAPSLVRNGGSALVKVSPPFLTAVRPFAGVGLGLSYVDVRGAGAGLYDSDLMEEVPLAVGLEFNTGGLTAGVRGTYRLLIDQDFANVTSTDDNGGGLMDASLTLGARF
- the secF gene encoding protein translocase subunit SecF; its protein translation is MQILKHKTNIDFIGKRKPALFISTLINLAIIVGIAAVGFNFGVDFAGGTVVELKYNTPTTAEQVREKAQAGGLHDVSVQGVGAAEENSFLLRMGGVTQLTEENAERAKTAIQGLGETRNVYADMANGIVNFRSTQPMSAEAVKKAVEGAGIGVQEVRDLGANQGGTGYDYQVVASGMADKVFAALGAGLEKPNFEQRRVDYVGPQVGKQLRNRGIMALLYSMVAILIYVAFRFDFKFGPGALLAMVHDVIMVAGYYLVSRREFNLTSIAALLTIVGYSVNDTIVIYDRIREDMVKYKGKPLPEIINIAVNDTLGRTILTSGVTALSLIGLLIFGVGEIFDFAMAMLVGILVGTYSSVYIASPLVIWLDERAHAREAHHGSKQEPKAA
- the secD gene encoding protein translocase subunit SecD, encoding MDRGWWWKFGLIVAVTLGTIWFLVPTYYSLVVLDRAERNNIAVLEQRLPRWAPPAKYRLNLGLDLQGGIHMVMRVDTKTALQKRTERRGQQIATYVNDKKLGEVTADTDPERLQLTLTAKDPATMDAIQKEVLATFTDFSLESRNGATLVLKPDEGQVNRFRDEAVDQAMLVIRRRIDKWGVAEVDVRKLGTDSIQISLPGRSNPEQAKELVGTTAQLEFRMVDDTNPQVFAQMFQQNPPPPESKITLVEDEGFPQLSSPNREALLAYAKDKTPEGRDVVTECVANPVKKNDCIAYRSYLLDKNVPLTGESLSGADASVSQMNEPEVNIAFDPAGAREFEKLTEAAVGRRMAIVLDDNVHTAPRINEKIGGGRARITMGRAGARSFEEWLGEAQTLALVLKAGALPAPVTVGEIRQVGATLGDELIKKGSLAALVGLALVVVFMAIYYRKSGLIADVALILNGLLILAGLAFFNATLTLPGIAGFVLTLGIAVDANVLINERIREELSHGKSARAAVDQGYDRAFWTIFDAHVTTLIAGFILFFTGTGPVRGFATTLIVGLLASLFTSIVVTRVITTYFVHGRNAQSVSV
- the yajC gene encoding preprotein translocase subunit YajC; amino-acid sequence: MADSFLILAQAGAGSPLGTFGFLAVLVAIMYFVMIRPQQKQLKEHRNLLAGLKKGDDVVTSGGILGRIHQVDDSTVTLEVASGVRVRVLKSAVSAKGSVPVAGAPAALPAEKKEEK